A single window of Melopsittacus undulatus isolate bMelUnd1 unplaced genomic scaffold, bMelUnd1.mat.Z mat_scaffold_514_arrow_ctg1, whole genome shotgun sequence DNA harbors:
- the LOC117438638 gene encoding cytochrome c oxidase subunit 6B1-like, producing MERPRVTSLPAPLCASAASRWFRPESDFERRRAMAEDIQAKLKRYKTAPFDSRFPNQNQTKNCWQNYVDFHRCQKAMAAKGADAAPCQWYYRVYKSLCPTSWVTTWDEYREEGIFPGKI from the exons ATGGAGCGCCCTCGCGTTACGTCACTTCCGGCGCCGCTCTGCGCTTCCGCTGCGTCTCGGTGGTTCCGGCCTGAAAGTGACTTTGAGCGGAGACGG GCCATGGCTGAGGACATCCAGGCCAAGCTCAAGCGCTATAAGACTGCCCCATTCGACAGCCGCTTCCCCAACCAGAACCAGACCAAGAACTGTTGGCAGAACTATGTCG ATTTCCATCGGTGCCAGAAGGCCATGGCAGCCAAGGGGGCGGATGCGGCCCCATGTCAATGGTACTATAGGGTCTACAAGTCCCTGTGCCCCACTTCGTGG GTGACCACATGGGACGAGTACCGTGAAGAAGGCATCTTCCCAGGCAAGATCTGA